In Bufo gargarizans isolate SCDJY-AF-19 chromosome 5, ASM1485885v1, whole genome shotgun sequence, the following are encoded in one genomic region:
- the LOC122938206 gene encoding nurim-like has product MSAGAQVVNPDSPGPSKPICLALGVVSFLCFVAGFSTGAEFVRFLSFGAIFRNISGGLDAYPIPWGEAVGDAAFLRSLGINVALLVLFVLQHSLMAWPVVKDIVVKMFGVLQRSVYILCTALSLQIMMRYWQSFPRGPYLWNVSTAPWSAWLPLLCALLHTISWLLIFSVLLIFDYAELMGVKQVYYHCQGLGDPLSHKSPRAARLYAHLRHPIYLELLVILWAVPSLPPDRLLLSASLTLYLTLVHRLDVQDYSYLRSQLEKKFTLFSREEASTEHGGLWKKD; this is encoded by the coding sequence ATGTCAGCGGGAGCTCAAGTCGTAAACCCCGATTCCCCGGGGCCCTCGAAGCCCATCTGCCTGGCCCTGGGAGTGGTCTCCTTCCTCTGCTTTGTGGCCGGCTTCAGCACCGGGGCAGAGTTTGTGCGCTTCCTGTCCTTCGGGGCCATCTTCAGGAACATCAGTGGAGGACTGGATGCATACCCCATTCCGTGGGGCGAGGCCGTTGGAGATGCCGCCTTCCTGCGTTCCCTCGGGATTAACGTTGCGCTGCTGGTTTTGTTCGTCCTCCAGCACAGCCTCATGGCCTGGCCAGTGGTGAAGGACATTGTGGTGAAGATGTTTGGGGTGCTGCAGAGATCGGTCTACATCCTGTGCACCGCCCTGTCCCTCCAGATCATGATGCGCTACTGGCAGTCCTTCCCCCGAGGACCCTATCTCTGGAACGTCTCCACTGCCCCCTGGAGCGCCTGgctccccctgctgtgtgcgctCCTCCATACCATATCGTGGCTCCTCATATTCAGCGTCCTGCTGATCTTCGACTACGCCGAACTGATGGGGGTCAAGCAGGTCTATTATCACTGCCAGGGATTGGGTGACCCCCTGTCTCATAAGTCTCCCCGCGCGGCCCGGCTCTACGCCCACCTTAGGCACCCCATCTACCTGGAGTTACTGGTCATCCTCTGGGCGGTGCCCTCCCTTCCTCCTGATCGTCTGCTCCTCTCCGCCAGCCTGACCCTTTACCTGACCCTGGTTCACCGCCTGGACGTGCAGGATTACAGCTACCTCCGCTCCCAGCTGGAAAAGAAGTTTACGCTCTTCTCGCGAGAGGAAGCGAGCACCGAGCATGGCGGACTGTGGAAAAAGGACTGA
- the LOC122937730 gene encoding uncharacterized protein LOC122937730 isoform X2 — translation MEAYAEADDHSDGELEKEQEFPGTSGPRPSTSGSVGASTSAPNSASSLVDPSGNPLFDPDALHHPRSAEWMPVAHVSDYLEHWVRRPLSKEARSKLRAECPRPLIPNKVCETPAVDQKMTQFLAKTGWNPRKGLDSAIKSCQDKLLDIFGPLAKIFEMAESAKVDGSPVDPEELTGWIQRAICIAGSTNSSLSIERRKAILFKIDPKLANLALTETGKEAQGQLFGDSFIKDLSRYVGAFTALDKAQSSMKRVFQGRVSTRAGSGRGRLSGRSSYQARSSGRGSFNQRPPFQDQRNPPSFFPARGGQWRSRSVRGNPSYRKSFGKSFPSGDFFHPSRRGQTPSMFPRLVQHHIRPMGADHCAGVPHRTYGFPRFRPFSPAPGATGQGASGHRTLFPLAQGCDRKGPSYPKGRSQPHFSSSEKRGSIPSGHKSPCTELCGALPPLQDGGDSPPSGLADSRGLDGEAGSQRCLSDGSGGLLLQGPSSLPVEGRSVALPVMAWLRSRGVRLVIYLDDILIMHQDQQSLLQHLQWTSDLLTSLGFLLNLEKSCLTPSRRMEFLGFTVDSVAESLSLPAEKLRTIRKELRHALSTPSLSLRHLARIIGLLASSIQAVFPAPLHYRALQRLKIAHLRAGASFADAVILDQEAQEELRWWLSNLEAWNGRAIFGFQPEFTVESDASLQGWGAHCEGISTGGRWSESETRFHINALELLAGSFAIRSFTKGIAHACIRLRMDNVSAVRYVNHLGGTQSATLARLAKDFWSYCMSRDIMVQAEYLPGLHNYRADWSSRCFTDGSDWRLNPEMFSMISDIWGPCSIDLFASRLNAHLPRFFSWRPDPEAEAVDAFLQDWSAALHYAFPPFAMIPRMLLQTRRQAAELVVVIPFWGSQVWYPIILELLVDVPLLLPTRTDLLQDPLGAPHPLLVDGSLQLLACRISGLQARSREFRRQLDASWTTLGLPAPENLTGQLGDLGLAGAWNGTWIPFRRL, via the exons ATGGAGGCTTATGCGGAGGCAGATGACCACTCTGATGGAGAGTTGGAGAAGGAACAGGAGTTTCCAGGTACCTCAGGCCCTAGGCCTTCCACATCTGGGTCCGTGGGCGCATCCACCTCTGCCCCTAACTCGGCTTCTAGCCTGGTGGATCCCTCTGGCAACCCTCTATTTGACCCTGatgccctccaccaccctaggtcggCGGAGTGGATGCCTGTGGCTCATGTGAGCGACTACCTGGAACACTGGGTGCGCCGTCCTCTCAGCAAAGAGGCGCGCAGTAAACTCCGTGCGGAATGCCCCAGACCATTAATCCCTAACAAGGTCTGCGAAACGCCAGCTGTGGATCAAAAGATGACACAGTTCTTGGCCAAAACCGGCTGGAACCCCCGTAAGGGGCTAGATTCAGCTATAAAGAgttgtcaggacaagctcctcgACATTTTTGGCCCcctagccaaaatttttgagatggccgaatcggccaAAGTGGACGGCTCTCCGGTTGACCCGGAGGagcttactggctggattcaaagAGCCATTTGCATTGCGGGCAgcactaactcctccctgtccaTTGAAAGGCGTAAAGCCATCCTTTTTAAAATCGACCCAAAATTGGCCAACTTGGCCCTCACTGAGACAGGGAAGGAGGCTCAGGGTCAACTGTTCGGGGATTCCTTCATTAAGGACCTCAGCAGGTACGTTGGAGCATTTACAGCATTGGACAAGGCCCAGTCATCCATGAAAAGGgtatttcagggacgggtctccactagggccggcagtggtaggggccgtctgtccggccgctccagttATCAAGCCCGcagctcgggcagaggctccttcaaccAGAGGCCTCCTTTCCAGGACCAAAGGAATCCCCCCTcattcttcccggccagaggcggccaatggcgtTCCAGGTCGGTCAGAGGGAATCCGAGCTACAGAAAATCTTTCGGTAAGTCTTTCCCCAGTGGGGACTTCTTCCACCCCTcgcgtagggggcagactccgtctatgttcccacgtttggtccaacatcacatcagacccatgggtgctgaTCACTGTGCAGGGGTTCCACATAGAACTTACGGGTTCCCCAGATTTCGTCCTTTCTCCCCCGCCCCTGGCGCTACCGGACAGGGAGCTAGTGGACATAGAACTTTGTTCCCTCTTGCACAAGGGTGCGATAGAAAGGGCCCCTCCTACCCGAAGGGGCGTTCTCAGCCACATTTTTCTAGttcagaaaaaagggggtcaattCCGTCCGGTCATAAATCTCCGTGCACTGAACTCTGTGGTGCgctaccgccacttcaagatggaggggattcacctccttcgggacttgctgattccaggggactggatggtgaagctgGATCTCAAAGATGCCTATCTGACGGTTCCGGTGGCCTCCTCCTCCAGGGACCTTCTTCGCTTCCTGTGGAAGGGCGAagtgtggcgct CCCAGTCATGGCCTGGCTGCGGAGTCGGGGGGTGCGTCTTGTcatatacttggacgacatcctcattatgcACCAGGATCAGCAGTCTCTGCTACAACACCTCCAGTGGACCTCGGATCTGCTGACGAGTCTGGGTTTTCTACTCAATCTCGAGAAATCCTGTCTCACGCCGTCTCGGCGTATGGAGTTTCTGGGCTTCACGGTGGACTCTGTCGCGGAATCCCTCAGTCTTCCTGCGGAGAAGTTGCGGACGAtacgcaaggagttgagacatgctctCTCGACTCCCTCCCTATCACTACGCCATCTGGCTCGCATCATTGGGCTATTAGCCTCCTCTATCCAGGCAGTCTTTCCCGCTCCACTCCATTATCGGGCTTTACAGCGTCTGAAGATCGCCCACCTCCGTGCCGGGGCCTCATTTGCAGACGCGGTGATTCTGGATCAGGAAGCTCAGGAGGAACTCCGTTGGTGGTTGAGCAATTTGGaagcctggaacggcagagcAATTTTCGGATTCCAACCGGAATTCACGGTGGAATCGGACGCGAGTCTCCagggctggggggcccactgcgaggGTATCTCCACTGGCGGTCGATGGTCGGAGTCCGAGACCCGTTTTcacatcaacgctctggaactTCTAGCGGGTTCGTTTGCCATCAGGAGTTTCACCAAGGGCATTGCTCATGCATGCATCCGTctacgcatggacaacgtgtcggcggtccgATACGTCAATCATCTAGGCGGCACTCAATCGGCCACCTTGGCCCGactggcgaaggatttctggtCCTACTGTatgtccagggacatcatggttcaagcggagtaccttccgggtctCCACAACTACCGAGCGGATTGGAGCTCCCGAtgcttcacggacggcagcgactggaggttGAATCCGGAGATGTTCTCCATGATCTCGGACATCTGGGGTCCTTGTTCCATAGACCTCTTCGCGTCCCGTCTCAACGCTCACctgcccaggttcttcagctggcgtccggatccggaggcagaggcggtggatgcgtttctccaggactggtcTGCAGCCCTACATTACGCATTTCCGCCGTTCGCCATGATTCCGAGGATGCTGCTACAGACTCGTCGTCAGGCGGCGGAATTGGTGGTGGTGATTCCCTTCTGGGGGTCTCAAGTCTGGTATCCGATTATCCTGGAACTCCTGGTGGATGTGCCTCTCCTACTCCCGACGcggacggatctcctccaggaccCGCTGGGTGCCCCACATCCTCTCCTGGTCGACggctcccttcaacttctggcgtGCCGAATCTCAGGACTCCAGGCGAGGTCGAGGGagtttcggaggcaactagacgcctcctggacaacgcttgggctcccggcacccgaaaatcttaccgggcagcttggggatcttgggttggctggtgcatggaacgggacctggatcccgtttcggcgtcTGTGA